In bacterium, the genomic stretch CGGCGCCTTCGCCTTCTACACGCCTACTGCGGATCAGTGGACGCAGCTCGCGCAGGCATGGTCGTTGTACTACCAGATCCTGCCTGACGGGGCCGGCGTCGCAGACAGCGACTATCCCGGCTTCGCCCCCGTGCAGGTGCTCATACACCCGGACGTCCCGATCGGCGACGCAGGGATACCCGCCTTCGTATTCGTCCGGATGCGCACCGACACAGACTATGCGGTGGTGAAACAGCTCTGACGACGACACCCCATGGAGTCGCCTGAAAGGGGATAAGACATGGCAGCAGACAACAGGAAATTGGTGAAGATCGGCAATATCTACGCCAGCAAACAGCAGCTTGCCGCCAGCAAACAGCAGCTCACCACCAAAAAATCCACCATGAATATTTCGATCACCGCCACGATAAAGATCAAGCCCAAGAATATCCTGTCGCGCTGAAGGACAAAAGAGGTGAAATTGAAGAAAGCATATCTTGCGGCAGCCGCTGCCGCCCTGACCATCGCAATGATGCCGGCCGCGGCGATCGCATTCAAGCTCAAGCCCTGCGAGACGAAGAAGAAGTTCGACGCGATGCAGATCCCTCCATCGCAGTCGATCGCCTCGATCATAGGCCACGAGTTCCGCAAGGCCGACATGTGCGTTCCGATCGAGATCCGCATGAAGTGGGACGAGCACTATAAGGCCGGCGAGCACAGCTTCTACGACGTGAAGGCCGACGAGGTCTATCCCGGAGAATTCTGGTACAGGGTCGACCGCGAGGAATTCGCGATCGTGGCCAACGGCATGGCCTTCAGCGGCAACGACAGGATGGTGAGTTTCTCCGCCTCGGGCGAGGCCTGCCATCACGGCGAGAAAGGCGTCTGCGACTCGTGGACTCCGTTCGGGGCGGACGACGTCAAACCGCACGTCATCCTGGGCTCCAAGACCGGATCGTTCCAATACGGATACCCGACTGTGGTGACCGCCGATGAGGAGATCCCGCACGGCGTCGCCATCTCGCCGCCGCACTTCGAATTCTTCAGGTCGAAGGACAGCTACTCCAGGCCGCCGATGGTCGACATAGACAACATCGCCCTGTTAGACGCCTCGCCATTGGACTACAAGGAGATCACAAAGGCAGCGGCGAAGAGGCTCCCGTACTCGAAATCGATAAGCTGGGACCGCAACGAGAATATCGAGGACGCCCCCACCGATCACCGCGGCACTCTCACCATGCAGATCAGCTTTTCCCCGGTCTGTCCGAGCCAGTTCAGGATAGTGGCGCCGGAGGAGAAGAAGAAGCTCCTCTTCTCCACGAGCAATCCCGGCGAACTCATCATCGAAGCTGATGCCGGCGATTTCGTGGGGCTGACACCCGAACAGATCGAGCAGATCGAGTGGAGCGCGCCCGATAAGGCCGGCTCGCAGATCTCATACGAGCCTTCCACGCGCAAGGGAAAGAAGATCAAGATCACATACACGGGGCTCCCGAAGAGCAACAACGACTTCGGCCCGACGGCGATCACGGCGAAACTCGACACCGAGACATGCGACGCCCTCACCGCGAACAAAGAGGTCCTCCTCTTCTTCCCTAGGGACTCGAGGAACAACCATCTCCCTGACGCGCCGAACTACTATTCCTACTGGCTGCAGACGCCGGCGGGGCACGGCGCCGTCAATGGCACGGACGTCCGCTTCATGGACCTGAACGCGGAGTGCGGAGAGGACCCGAGGTGGCTCGGCTACCACCCGAGGGACACTAGGCTCTCGGTCCCGGGAGACACGGACAGCCAGCCGCTGCTCGTGGGCCGCGACCACGTCTACATCTGCGACTTCCACAAGTACGACAACATCTACCCGGGCCATCCGTCGACGAACTTCTACATGAAGGGGATGATAAACGAGTCGCTCGAATTCGAGGGGATCGACACCTTCGCCGTGATGCTGCTGCACGAGCTCACTCACCGCGCGCACCTCAGGGACTGGTGGAACCCGACCGGCGGTTACCCGAAGAAGGGGTTCTACGACGCCAACAACAACAAGCAGCGCGACCCCTCCGAGGCGATGATCGACGAAGACGAAGACTTCATACCCGACCTCAGGGAGCCGCTGCTCGGCTACGACAAGACGAAGAACCGTTCCTTCAATTCGCCGGACCCGGACATGTACGACGAGCACCACCTCACCTACAGCACGGCGGAGAAGTGGACGAAGGGAAGCGCGGACTCCAAGGACTGGGCAAAGCCCGGCAAACAGTGGCAATAAGCGATGACCCGCACACATAGAAAAAAACTCGTCAACTCCGAGATGTGCCAGGCTTGCGCAGCGTGCTGCAAGCAGTTTTCCATCCTGATCGAAGACCGCGACGACGTCCTGCGCTTCTCGATGCTCGATACGGACAAAATAGAGGTGAGGGAACTCATCGAGGACAAGCTCTGGAAGATCGTCTTCAACTACAGCTGCAGTAAACTCTCGTTCCGAGATGGAAAATATTTCTGCACGGTATATGGTTCGGGTTGCACGTCCTATTCAAAGGAATACCCGAACAATTTTCTTACACCCGACACGCCTTTGGAAGTCCTGGAAGACGAGAAGAAGAGCTGCCCCGCCTTAAGGGCGCTCTGATGCCCCCTTTTCCCCTTTTTATCCATGCAATCTCCGACCGTATTATTTTTGTTGATTTCGCACCCCGATGTTCACTAGTTTCCCGCAAAATCAATCTCAACCACCCTTTGCCGGAGCCGACCTTATGAGCGTGAGAACCATTTCGACCATACCGCCGCCTGCCTTTGCAACGACCTTGCAGGGCCTTGCACGCAGCACGGGCGCGATGAAAAACGTCGCGCCGCACATGCCGGGGCAGGCCGGCGACGGGTTCATCCCGGGCGAGATCGATCCCCTGGTCCACCTGAACGGATCCCCATTGGGGAGGTCGCCATTCAAGCACACGATGTCCCTGATCCCCGGATCGATACTGACGGGCAAAAGACTTGGGGCGCCATCGGAGAACCCTGTGAGGGAGTTCTCCTCTGAGAGAGACCACCTGCAGGGCATCGCCGACAGGATAACTCAATCCGCGCGCCTCAAGATCATACCTAAGTGTTTCAGTCCCTTCAGCGAGCCGGCGCTCTTCATCAGCAGGCTCTCCGCGATCACGGGCAAATCGCTGCCCGTGCTGTTCGGCTGCAAAGATACGGACGTGGGGGAGTGGGTTTCCGACCTCTCCAGATTCAGGGGCCAGCATCTCTTCTCAGCGCTCAGCCAACTGGCCAAAAGGAATCTGGACGAACACGTCATGGACCCGATGGACAACGATCTGGGGGATATCGAACCGAAGATCGCCGGGGAAAAGCTGATCGAGGGCGCCGTGCTCTTCAACTCCCTTAGCGACCCCTCCGCCCGGAAGCTCGTCGAGCGTTTGACGGGGACCTCCTCGGAGCTCTACGAAAGAGCGGGCCTCACAGCCGCTGCTGCGATCTCCTCCGACCTGGCGGCGAGGTCCAATCCCGGCGTCAACAAACACAGCCAGAGGGCTGGGAAGCTCCTCTACAGATCGGCCGTGAACGAGAAGGACGACGCGAGCTTCGGAGTCCAGTACGTCTACGGTCTGCACCACGCGCTGCGCGCCAACGATCACAGCACGATGCAGGGTTTCTTCGGGGCTTCGGTCTCCTATTATGTGAAGATGAATCTCCCCAGGGAGGCCGCGCACGCGATCATCAGGGAGGCATGGGCCTTCTCCCAGAGGGAAGAGCTCGACGTCTCCGACTGGACGCAGATGGCGAACGACTTGAACCGAGCGGCGGCTCTGCTGGAGGATTCATGGAGCGCAAGCGACCAGCCGGACGACCAATCGCTCATCCCGACGCTCCGTGAGATCGCCGAGCAGGCGCTGGAGCTCGGAGGTCATTCCCCCTCCGTCTGAGACATGCGCGCATCAAACGCCACGGACAGGCGCTCATAGTCGAGCGTCGCCGACTCCAGGTCGGCGAAAAGCTCCTCGATCTTCGTCTGCATCTCCTTCACCGCGCGGGAGAGGGTCGCGCACCTTTCGATATCCTGCGCATACGACGCCGCGACTAGTTCCTCGCCGGCGTGCCGAAGCTCCTCTTCGAGTTCGCAGATGCCGGTCTCGTCCGCATCGATCCGCTCCTTGAGCGGGCGCAGCGCGTCCGATCGCTCCTGAACGATCCGCGCGCGGGCGCGCTTCGCATCGCGCCTGCTCATCGCCGTCATCTTCTCCGCCGCGGGACGCGCGCCTTTCCTCAGATCCCTTTCCTCCTCCCAGCCGACCTTCTCGAGGAAATCGTCGTAGCCGCCTTCGAATACTTCAGCCTTGCCGCGCTGAAAGAGGACAAGCCGCGTGGCAAGATTGCGCAAGATCATCTCGTCGTGCGTCACGATGACGACCGCCCCCGGAAACTCATCGATGCTCTCCACGAGAGCCTCCACGGCCTGCATGTCGAGGTGGTTGGAGGGCTCGTCCAGCAGCAGGAGATTTGAAGGCGCAGCCAGGAGCTTGCCTAGGAGGACCCGGCTCTTCTCGCCGCCGGAGAGAACCGCGATTTTCTTCTCCGCGTGCCCACCGCTGAACATCATCGTCCCGCAGATCCCGCGCACCATCGACCTGCTGAGCGCTGGGTTGCCCGCAGCGACCTCCTCCTCGACCGTCGCGTCGGCGATGAGCCTGTCGATGTTGGTCTGGCCGAAATAGCCTACGGTAGCCCCTGGATGCAGGCGCATGGAGCCGGCCTGCGGGGCAAGCTCGCCCGCCAGCAGACGCAGGAGCGTGGTCTTGCCCTTGCCGTTCTTGCCGATGACCGCGATCCGATCCTCAGCGCCGATATGCATGCTCAAATTCCCGATGAGCGGCGCCTGCGGATCGTAGGAAAACGAAAGCCCGCGCGCCTCCAGCATCGTCTTTGCCGGAAAGGGCCGATAATGAAACCTGAAGTCGAGGTCGGCGATGCGGCCCAATTTGTCGCGCAGCGGCATCTTCTCGAGCATCTTCATCTTGGAGCGAGCGGCCGAGGCCTTGGTGTTCTTGGCCTTGAACCTGGTGATGAACGCGAGCAGCTCTTCGCGGCGGCGCTCCTCGTTGATCCGCGTCTTCTCGTACACCTCCTCATCCTCGGCGATCTGCGCGCAAATCTTTTCGGTGGACCCCGGCATCGTGCGGATGGCGCAGCGATGGATCATCGCGGTATGCGTGGTCACCGCATCCATGAACTCGCGGTCGTGCGAGATGAGGATCAGCTCTCCCTTCCATGCGCGGAGAAACCTTGTGATCCAGCGGACCGAGACGATGTCGAGGTAGTTGGTCGGCTCATCGAGCAAGAGGAGATTGGGCGCGGCTACGAGCGTCCTGGCCAGATGCAGGCGCACCTGAAAGCCGCCCGAGAGCTCCTGCGGCGAACGCGCCAGGTCCCCCTTTGAAAATCCGAGGCCGAAGAGGATCTCCTCGGCGCGGTATTCTTCGTGGGCGTCTTCTTCCGAGAGCCCCTCGCACGCTACGGCGAGGACGGTGGGACTATTGAAGCTCAGGTGCTGCTCCACGTAACCGATGCGATAGTGCCGCGGGATATTAATCGTCCCGTCGTCGGGCAGCTCCTCGCCCACGATCAGCCGGAAGAGCGTAGTCTTGCCGTGGCCGTTACGCCCGAGAAGTCCCAGCCGCTGGCCCGGAGACATCTGGAGCGTGGCGTGCTCGAAGAGGAGCTGTGAGCCATAGGATTTGGACAAGTCGTTGATTCGAATCATTGGGTGTCCCCAATAAACCGGAAGACACGCCTCCATGTCCAGAAGAAAGCTGTGAAAGGTCCCCGGGTATCCCTGGTTTCTATTCCGGGAAATGCAGGTTCTGCGCCTTGCAGGAATCCTTATCCGTGGTAATGAACGTGGGAAATTCTTCGGCGATGGGCCGCGTCGTTTGACCGGTCGTGTAGTAATAATACGCCTGCTTCAGGGAATTCAGGATCACCTGCTGGCGGTCGGAGAGGACCTGGTCGATATCGGCCCTGTCATTGCATTCGGTCCTGCACGTGGCGATCGTCGACGAATTTATCGTACGCCTGCCGACCTCGATGTTTTCGCAGCTGTCGAATACGTCGAGAATAGAGCCCACATTCCACATGTCCGATTTCGAAGAGTCTTTC encodes the following:
- a CDS encoding ABC-F family ATP-binding cassette domain-containing protein, whose translation is MIRINDLSKSYGSQLLFEHATLQMSPGQRLGLLGRNGHGKTTLFRLIVGEELPDDGTINIPRHYRIGYVEQHLSFNSPTVLAVACEGLSEEDAHEEYRAEEILFGLGFSKGDLARSPQELSGGFQVRLHLARTLVAAPNLLLLDEPTNYLDIVSVRWITRFLRAWKGELILISHDREFMDAVTTHTAMIHRCAIRTMPGSTEKICAQIAEDEEVYEKTRINEERRREELLAFITRFKAKNTKASAARSKMKMLEKMPLRDKLGRIADLDFRFHYRPFPAKTMLEARGLSFSYDPQAPLIGNLSMHIGAEDRIAVIGKNGKGKTTLLRLLAGELAPQAGSMRLHPGATVGYFGQTNIDRLIADATVEEEVAAGNPALSRSMVRGICGTMMFSGGHAEKKIAVLSGGEKSRVLLGKLLAAPSNLLLLDEPSNHLDMQAVEALVESIDEFPGAVVIVTHDEMILRNLATRLVLFQRGKAEVFEGGYDDFLEKVGWEEERDLRKGARPAAEKMTAMSRRDAKRARARIVQERSDALRPLKERIDADETGICELEEELRHAGEELVAASYAQDIERCATLSRAVKEMQTKIEELFADLESATLDYERLSVAFDARMSQTEGE